The genomic window CTCTTGAGCCAATTCATCTAAATTTTCATTAACCTTTTTAACTATGCCATAAACCCTATGCCTTCCCCTTTTATCTAGAAAATTTTCCCTTGAAAACTGATGGGATCTAGATACCACTTCATTCATAAACTCGGAAACCATAATTTTATATTTCTTTAGATCCTTAACATCCATATGGTCCGCTAATTTTTTACCTTGGATAGTTATATCATCTATCATTTTTCCTAATTTATGCTGAAGTTCCGATTCATCAATTTTACTTAGAAGAGTAAAGGCAAAATCTTTTTCTCCTACCTTTTCTTTTACTTCTTTTGTGCCTTGTATATTAGGTGTTTGAATTGGCCCTACTTTCATATCCATTGAACTTTCCCCTTTTTAAAACTAGATTTTTTTGAACTTTTCTACATCCAATACGAAAATCGTAGCTCCACCTACGGTTACTTCAATAGGATAAGGAATATAACCTTCCGTAATATTGGTTGGAGGTAAATTGGCGGTAGTTACTTGTCTTCTGCTCTTACATTTTTCTTCTATTATATTCATGACTTCTTGAACTTTTTCATCTTCTATTCCAATAAAAAGAGTGGTATTCCCCGATTTTAAAAACCCTCCCGTACTAGCTAACTTTGTAGCCCCAAATCCTTTTTTACTAAGTTCATCCATCACTCCATGGGCATCATCATCATGAATTATAGCAGTTACTAATTTCATATTACCCCTCCTCTAAAAATTTATTGATTTCTTTTATAATTTGGTTTTTAACTTCCTCTGCCGGTTTTCGTGCATCAATGATCTTTATTCTATCGGGATGGCATTTCAATAGCATCTTGTAACCTTCATATACAAGATTGTGAAAGGATAAATGCTCCCCTTCCAACCTATCTGGAGATTTCTGATTTAATTTTCTATCCATAGCCTTCTTAGGTTCTATATCGAAAAAGAAAGTTATATCTGGTATTATTCCCTGTAAGGCAAATTTATTAATTGATTCTATTAATTCTACCCCTAGCCCTCTAGCATAACCTTGGTAAGCAACACTAGAATCTACAAATCGGTCACTAATTACAACTTTTCCATCTTCTAAAGCTGGTTTTATCTTTTCTTCCACATGCTGTGCCCTTGATGCTGCATAAAGAAGAGCCTCGGTCATATTGGATAGTTTTTTATTATTTGTATCTAAAATAATATTTCTGATTTGTTCACTAATATCTGTTCCTCCAGGCTCTCTTGTAATGATAACTTCATAACCCCTACTTAAGAAATACTTTTTTATTTCCCCTATCTGAGTTGATTTTCCCGAACCGTCAGGTCCTTCCATAGTAATAAATAAACCTTTCATTAATTCACCCCGTAATAATATCTATGGTCTTTTTATTTGTTCTCTTCTTAATTTGTTCTATATGTGTCTTTGTAATTTCTTCCCCTGGAGACAATAAAGGAATGCCTGGAGGATAAAAAACCACAAATTCTCCTGATACTTCTCCAATAGATTCTACTAATTTTATGGACTTTTTAGGTGCATAGAAAGCTTTCCTTGGAGAAATTATAATATTGGAATTAGGATATGTTGTATTAATTATATCGGATTTTTCCTTCCCTAACATTAATTTCTCATCAATATTCATCATTGCATTTATAAGTAAGTTAAACCCCTCTAAGGTATCTGATATGGTAGAAATACCAACAAGGTGGATTTCACTAGATAATTCTACTTGAATTTTATATTGGTCCCTTAGAATGCCGTCAACTTCTATACCTGATTTATTACTTCTTCCAGTATAAAAAACTAATCTTGAAATGTCAATTTTATGGATATCATACTGATTATTTAACTCTTCCCCCAAAAGACCTATGTTATTTAGGCTCATTAAATTCTCTCTTAATGTAAGTATATTATCTATATATCTTTTAAAAAAGCTTTCAGCTTTATCTTCTAGATTTTTTCTAAGCAAATCCATTGTACCCATAAAAATATAAGAAGGGCTACTAGTTTGAATCATTCTTATTATTTGTCTTATTCTCTCTCCCTTAGCTCTATTTCCTTTAAAATGGATAAGAGCACTTTGGGTAAGAGCAGGTAAAGTCTTATGAAGACTTTGAATTACAATATCGGCCTCACTATTTAGGGCGGTATCGGGAAAACTTGAGTGAAATTTAAAATGAGCGCCATGGGCCTCATCCACAATCAGTATCTTTCCATACTTATGGGATATATCAGCAATTTTTTTAATATCAGAAGTAAATCCCTCATATGTAGGACTAGTAATAAAAATGGCTTTAATCCTGGGATAGAGCTTTATGGTTTTTTCTACTTCCTCAGGTGATATTCCTCCCAATAATCCATAGGGCTTTATAATCCTAGGATTAATATATCTAGGGATAACATCCCCTAAAATCATCCCATGATAAGTAGAATGATGACTATTTCGTGCTATAATCATTTCATCCCCTGGATTACACACTCCTAATATTGAGGCTATAACCCCTGTTGTAGAACCATTGACTAAAAATAAGGTTTCATCTGCTCCAAAGGTTTTAGCCATTAGGTTTTGAGCTT from Candidatus Epulonipiscium sp. includes these protein-coding regions:
- a CDS encoding dTMP kinase, yielding MKGLFITMEGPDGSGKSTQIGEIKKYFLSRGYEVIITREPGGTDISEQIRNIILDTNNKKLSNMTEALLYAASRAQHVEEKIKPALEDGKVVISDRFVDSSVAYQGYARGLGVELIESINKFALQGIIPDITFFFDIEPKKAMDRKLNQKSPDRLEGEHLSFHNLVYEGYKMLLKCHPDRIKIIDARKPAEEVKNQIIKEINKFLEEG
- a CDS encoding YaaR family protein, with translation MDMKVGPIQTPNIQGTKEVKEKVGEKDFAFTLLSKIDESELQHKLGKMIDDITIQGKKLADHMDVKDLKKYKIMVSEFMNEVVSRSHQFSRENFLDKRGRHRVYGIVKKVNENLDELAQELITKEKDHLRILSKVDEIRGLLLDIMT
- a CDS encoding aminotransferase class I/II-fold pyridoxal phosphate-dependent enzyme translates to MNKAPLYQKLIEYNKEVYPFHMPGHKLGRGLDNPFLTLLDVTEVKGMDNLYEAQGIIKEAQNLMAKTFGADETLFLVNGSTTGVIASILGVCNPGDEMIIARNSHHSTYHGMILGDVIPRYINPRIIKPYGLLGGISPEEVEKTIKLYPRIKAIFITSPTYEGFTSDIKKIADISHKYGKILIVDEAHGAHFKFHSSFPDTALNSEADIVIQSLHKTLPALTQSALIHFKGNRAKGERIRQIIRMIQTSSPSYIFMGTMDLLRKNLEDKAESFFKRYIDNILTLRENLMSLNNIGLLGEELNNQYDIHKIDISRLVFYTGRSNKSGIEVDGILRDQYKIQVELSSEIHLVGISTISDTLEGFNLLINAMMNIDEKLMLGKEKSDIINTTYPNSNIIISPRKAFYAPKKSIKLVESIGEVSGEFVVFYPPGIPLLSPGEEITKTHIEQIKKRTNKKTIDIITG